Part of the Mytilus edulis chromosome 9, xbMytEdul2.2, whole genome shotgun sequence genome, gaatttcgctaggtgctttttctttttgtcttttaaaaggttttgaatgaattctgcttcatactggtacacaaacaaatatattctgTTTTAAAATCCAGTACAATTTGATTGACTGTTTTCGAatatatatgtttcataaatGATTACGATTATGCTACAATTGTCCTTTGTTTCTCGAATTAGACTAAATACTggatttgtacttacatgagcaacaagaGTGGTACCGGGATGCGATCAGCTCCAGTTTTTGGTatgattcgtgttgctcagtctctaGTTATGTGTAGAATATAGTATACTGTTGTATGTGTTTTCTAGTCTTTCTTCTGCCATGATTTTATCAGTGTGTTTTCGACTTGTTAAGTTGAGTTTCCATTTTGATATCTTTTGCCTCGCTTTGATGAATATCTTATATTTACAGTAATATCAGTACTGATACAGGTCTCATATTGCATAAGAATCGTTAGTAATTagagtttaaaaatatatttttgttttttgaatcATAAATATGGAAGCTTTAACTTTAAATTCTGTAAAGGATATAAGCCTCTTAGAGTCTATTCTGTACAATATTGAACAGGTCTGAGGCCTGCGGTCATTTGTGATGCGGCCTCAGACCTGTTCagtattttacagaatggactgtaaGAGGCttcttacttaaaacatttgtCATCACGtcgaaaaagtaaaacaacagaaaaaGCAAGCAAAGATTAATTTTCATCAagtttgaaaattgttttgtgaataaactttttttacattgaaatatatCTTACGTGTTGGCCCCTTTAAACAGTACCTCAACTCAAGAAAGTACAGCTGAAGGTAAACAACGTGTATTGCTAAGTAAAGAATGAGACACAGGGTATACGTATCATGATTTTCGCGGGTGCAAGGGCTACTCATATTTTCCGCTTATAGTTTCCGTGAATACCTTAGCATGTGTTTGGTGTTTTAAAATGGATACAATGATAAAGTATATTCTTAATGCAAAAACGAAGAAAGAGATTTCGTTATTAGTGATTGTGTTGTTTAaaactttggattaaaatcaaatgtgtattcAGAATCTATTCAGATACATTATTTCAGTGTGGATTACACAGAGGTTTTAGTCAAGGCAGCTAATAAtggcaagttttatatatattatatttctaaATGTAGTCCTCTCCTATTAGTTTTATGTTTCTTCTCGGGTTTTATTTTTTACTAGGTGAATGAGAGAACAAAATGGCATTCTTGTTGAACCATATCGAGTGCACCGCAGacgattttatttgaaatatattattaatatatgAACAAATGAAGAGATAACAACATGCAATCAGTAATATTCttttgttggaattttcaaaagatttttattGTTTACCCAAACATTACCAACTGAATACTCcccttttttctgttttttttttttggtggctGCGAGTTAGTGTCGCTCTTTTTCGTTTATTTGTGCATTGAGTGAgtcctttttgttttttaaatgttaccgAAACGTAATTTTGTCtcgattttcttttgaaaaaggtATTTTTAAAAACGATCACTGCGAACAAAGTGCGAATCGGACACACTTTATTACTTTATTTGACAGATAAAGTGTTGAAATGTCTTCCTTTATTATGCTTCCCATATTCATCGTCGTTCATTAGCGAAGTGTtactttatattcatatttaagtGATATTATCAGGCTTAAAAACCAAAAACTTGTAAATCAACGCCGAAATCTGAAAATTATCAAAACTAATATAGTCCCCTTGTTCATTAATGAGGTTCTAGAGTCGTCGCACTTTGTACACAGGATAAGGTTCAGTTGTTCATGACCATTATTGTATTGCGTCATGGTCTATCAAATTTTAGAAGCATTactttattgctttttttcattttaaggatgttcgctactctgttaaaaaataacaagctttttaaaagactattatgaattgatagtatattaataaagaaactcaaaaagtagaaaaaaatggagggtccgtgtgctcattttcaagatataagccattgaaaatttggcgggaaataattctctctagatttttcatatatctaacattggcaccttatttgtttcaaaaactatgaaaaaataacaagaattttataaaattttgaaaaatggcttcttaaattgtatgtaataaaaatgtgaaaagaaAAGTGGGGGTTAGtggacaaatttttttaatgttaatacatggataaaaacagaggatttcgaaaatctggcaaaaattcaaaaaatagaggagcaaacatccttaattgtAGTTGAGAATGATGATAGGAAGAATAAGAGAAACACCAAAGGCCATTTTTGATAACTAAAAGACGGATGAggatcttttgaaaaaaaatcttaaaagcatcaaaaacaagacttacaaagcataatcaacttattgaataagtgctaaaagagggacgaaaaataccaaagggacagtcaaactcataaatcgaaaataaatcgACAACCCCTAGGCTTAAaatgaagaagacaaacagacaaacaatagtgaacaaaacatagaaatctaaagaacaagcaacacgaaaccaatttaaaaactagaggtgatctcaggtgctccggaagggtaagcagatcctgctccacatgtggcacccgtcctgTTGCTAAAAGAGACAATccaaatcaatttgaaagtgatttttttccTCAAGAAACCGTTTAGATGAGtgacaaaattattgttttaGAAGGTGACTTTAATgaaatgttttttgttaattgtcatttgttctttggttGTATTTTTGTTGACATGATGAAAACAATTGGGGTAATTAATAGGTTTTATATTTCAGTGATTGAACTATgatttacctgtaagaatcagttatgctacctttagctgtccaatatttttaagaaagaggaGAGATATTCTTCAAattattggacagctaaaggtaacataatggttGCTTACAGGTAAATGGTcgtccaatcactgaaataaagaacgggTATCACAATATTAGAATGACGTCATAACAGTGTTTTAATTATTGATAtacagaaaagacaaacaatttaaaatactAGTACACGAAATTAATATCTCTATTTTGAGCAGACTACGCAGAAGACTTGGACGTTGTCCTTATATGGAGGACAAGGCAATGAACCACATTTCATTGCTGTGGCGTACAATAAGTGTTCATCATTGTTTCGTTTGCCTCCTTTTACATACGTTGGATGGGCATCTACACAGATGTATGGGGAGGGGGTGTGACTGTATGCACTTGCAGCCAGTATTCCATTGTACTCTTCTTTCCATCCAGCATAGCATGTTTTCCTACCAGGGATCATTACTGATGATGCAGTATTACTACTCCTACATAAGGCACAGGGTACGTCTTCGTCGCTAGAATCAGACGCAAACTCATTACCTTGGAATTCTGTACCAAAGATAAAGCTACTACCTGATCCACTTTTATCACTTAGTTCTGGATTATTCGGGAGACAGAGCATATCTGAAGCACCGCCTCTATAGCTTGTACTCCAGTAGTATTTTTCACCAGCAGCATAACCtgttaaaaattaattgtttattgcACTCTTTACATGTGTGATAAACTATTATTTCCACAAAAACATGAGAATAGCGAGACTAACATGACATTGTGTGCTTTTTGGTGGACTAAGTGTATACATTTTGAAGTGCCCTGTTATGTtatgcaaaaaaaaccaaacaaacttTGGATATCGTTTTATCGGAGCTTTAAGTGGGTGGTCATCTCTTATCAATGTTCTAATAATCAGTATATGCTTCTAATTAGTTTCCTTACACAAATTAAAGAACTTGTAATAATACATTTGAAATTTGGGAATAAATTAGTTTCCAAATGGTAAAAAAACGTGCTTTTAATAGTCCATCTGCTTTGGCTGACAACGTATACTTTTCGGCACTCTTCATTTCACTTCACTTCACTTCAACACAATCTATTCAGATTTAATACGTCCACAATTTTTTTAGGCTTTATAAGGGTtgacgttgtcgtcgtcgtcattAGAATTTGGTGTCCAAATAATTACTTGAGTGTATGGTTTGCTATGAAATTGTATCACACGGTGACTTATATCAAATTGAAGTAAGGGATCGTTTTGAAATAAAGGACCAACAAGGTTCTAAAAAAGGGTTTTGTGGTTGCCGGACATAACCTTGAGTATTAGTCTATGATTCTCAAGttaattgtaccacaaggttccatatcttAATAGGAAGGTCGGGATGGACCAAAAACTAAACTTTTCTGATTCTTTTTTTCGCTTATTTTTGGACAAATTTAGATAAGGTTCAACTCACAGTATtaaaatcttggggttctttaatatgatgaatctaaccgtgtatttcgATTTTAGATTTTcgatttattattttattgttcCACATAAAGGTCCAGAGGCTCCAAAAGGAAACTGATTTTGATTGCACCAAGAAATGAattcttgaggttctttgatatgctgaatctcactatgtacttaaattttgatatttcaccATGGTAGGTATATGTTCAATTTCAAGTTGTTAAAGTTCTTAGACTACATTCATCAGACAGCAAGATCCGTGTGCATCCTTGACTCTTATGATCGCATTCATCAGATTCACGTATATttctaagatttttttttttaaacacgtgcttattttaaaagtgtttgatTATAAGATGTTGTAAAAATTCAGTTTTCAATATTATGTAAATTAATGAACTGGAGAAAAGTAAACGAGACCAAAAGTGTGCAAACAGCATATTGTGTAGTCACTGAACTCAAAAACAAAACTCTGCATAGTTTTAAGACTTCGACGAAACATgacaaacatataataaaaccaattgttcagagaacaattacAGGACTTTCCACCATTGAATTTTAAAACCATTGATTTGAAGTCACTTACGGTTTACTAAAAGCTACTACTGGCgtcaatttaaagttttttatactgatttcaaaataatatgcTGTTATCAGAAATAAGGAAAATTATTTGCTTCTTCCGGTAAAGACCACTTTCGGTTTCATACAAACAAAATTTCGCACTGATTCCAAACTTATATATTCGATATACTATTACCGGTTGTAAGACAGATGATTTGCTACGTCCAGATTAAAAAAGGCGATGTCCGGATTCATATGATAGTTTAAAACAAGATAATTAAAAAGATGTATGATTTCTAGGTATTTTTCCATGACTGATGTGCAAAGCACACTACTTCCGGTTGAAAAAAGGTCCCTTCCGGTTGTCATTTTTTCAAGATAATATATCTTCAAACCGTAGGCAAAAAATCCTATGAATTTATCATGTACCAGACTGAGtattaaattatagaaaaagtcaaaatttggAATGTTAAATCTCAATTGACCTTgacttgaatttcattttcataagGGAAGGATCTCAAATCAATATATCCttggtcaactatatatgttcaTGAGTTATCTCCAAACAAGTTATTTTAAACTCTCAAGAGGAGAAAACTCATCAATGTATATATAAGTACCAAATGTTTGCGTATGTTACTTATTTCACAGCATTAGCCTGTACTTGGGTGGTTATTTCAGTGTATTTGTTTTATGCTTGAAAATTGAGGGGGAATGTTGAATATcctacaattttgaaaatttcaacaaCTGCGGTAAAAACTCAATACTGATATATTGATCTCAAATATACTAtataacctatagttgttaatatctatgtcattttgtctcttctggagagttgttgcattggcaatcatatatacCACATGGCTTTTTCATATCTTCAAATATACCATCATTTTGtcatttagaaaaataacatgctccatgataatttaaaaataaatctcacCAAATTAATCCATGTTAGTTAAAGATTTGACAAACATGCTGATGACGTCACTTTCAAGACGTCACAGTCAATTTGTGTCATAAAGGCTTGCCTTATATTCACCTATTTGACAAGACAAAACATTTTCGTCTGAATCTTAGCCAATGTGGACAATGATGACGTTAAGCAACGTTTTATTTTAGGTAACTTTACAGTGTCCGTAAGCTTCTTAATGTGACTTGTACCTTTCGTACATTGTACCTTTTGTACCTTGTACCTTAATAAATATCGTACCTGAATAGACGATTTCTGTATTAACTCCAGAACAGTCACTTCTTCCCCATCGAATGTAGGTGGAACCCTTCCCtagaaaagaaattttgaaattgaaattaatatattCGTTTACGTTTTTGTAAACCAAATACTAATTGTATATGATTAATAAGTATGcttatttcataccattttatttttagagTTGGaggcaaaatttgaaaaaaaaacccttaTCAATATCGTCACAACTTTGTATTCCAACTACATAGAAAGTTCGTTTTTCAAACGTATTTGTTAACTGTTCACAAGCGATTTTACAATACTATAATTTACTCATTGGAGTTTGGAATTGACTTTTAGGATCTTGAACATGCAATTAAATGTTTCATGTGGTTTGAATAAACCAGAataaccaaataaaataatattctcTTTAAGATCTGGCTTGAAAAATGAAAGCTGAAAATATCTACACTTTGGGCCAGTTTTTAATTAAAATGCTCTGGAAAAGGATTTACGAgtaaatatgatttttgtagGCTTTGTTTAAATTTGTCCTGCTTTGTCCATTTTGCATTTTATCTGTTTTTAACGTTAAAGTGTTTATCTTTAAAGTTATATCACTAAGTAATGTGGCGCTAATTCGGTCATGCTACGGATCATTCTTTAAGGTCGGGGCAAGTATAAatgacgatttaaaaaaaaatatattaagtcGAATCAATAAATGAATTGATTGAGTGATCAAGATACCCCCTAAATAAACCTATAGATAGAAGGCCACAtaaagaagcaaaaaaaaaaaatgcgaaaCGAAATTCTTAGCTTAGTATATTACTAGTACATAAAGGTACTGTTTTAGTCATATAGGTTTATGCCTGCTTTGGTAGGACAAACGCTTTAGACGAATACAATttgaagattgttttaattttgccttaccccgattttgttttttgtccatggatttatgagtttgaacagcggtatactactgttgcctttatttacacgtGCGAAAGTGGTAATACAATTAATAATAAGTTAATAATGTTAACTTTGGTTACCATACCTACTACAAGTTGTGTATGATCAACAATCGTAAAGCTTTCAAAATGTACCTATTAAactatgttattttaaaaaggATTTTTTACAAAACATAGCGAATTGTGAAAGAGGACAAGGACTTCATCCTTTACTATTATACTATAAAAAGTATCTTTTATTTGCTTGTGGCTTTAATCAATTATATTTGAGCCCATTCCTATGCCTCAGCTATATATTTCATCAAACAAGCCATttctattttaataaaatttcatctgaattgaattttgtaattaTGTTGATTTGATGCAGAGAATCATAGTCTACTTTATCATCttacattaatatttaaaaactcGGAAAACCCATATCATCTTCTagtaattaaatgttttaaaatgtgcCCTTACGCCGAGATTCTGGTAAAGGTGATGAAATGATTACAATTTTCTAATAGAAATGGTTTGAGAAAAAGTCTGAGGCGATTTTCTAAATAAACTTGAAACGCTAAAAAATAAAGCTAAGGAATAGATCATGGACCAAAAAGAACATAATCTATAGCTAAATATGTGTGTCTTCTATGAAAatttattgttggtttttttttaatctaaattcaggtatttttttaatttatcaatctCTCCCATTTATGTTAGACAATAAAATAATAATgcagaaaaaaagaaacataatagAATTTCTTCGGCTTGACAGGGTCCTAATACTTAACACTTCACTGAAATATTTCTACAATGAATTTTTTCTGGAAACTTGAGGAATATTCAATTACAACCAATACTGTTTGCGTTTAATACTTAACCTATCAACGTATCAAATTGCAGATACAAATCAACACctgaaaattgaataagaatcTCAAAACAATTGTCAGTGTATCGAATATGTGcgatatattaattttaaacctCAAGGCTGGTTCGCTTATGGTTGGTACGGTATGAGATCGTTAACCCTTTATATATATCAATTTACGATTTACGAGATCTGAACATTTGTAACTACTGTATAAGATAATAATTATCCGTAACACAAGgtttcttttaatttcaactGTGGGAAATAATTAGTAATAAAACAGGTGCTATTGTCAGGTATTAATTAAATATAATGAACTAGGAAATATAGATAACATCGACAAAAGTGTAAACAGATGGCATATCTGTAATATTGTAATTCTTACGTACTTTTCataaatactaattataataGACATATGCGGAAAATAGATATATACCTAGGACTACACTTTAGACTTACGATTACAGGTGACAAAAACAAGGGGTCatctaaaaatacaaaaaaaaaacacaatacagaTACAAAATAGCAAATGGTGTATCTATACAAAAAGATGTAAGcaacatgttaaaatttaatGTGTCTGAAGCGCTTTCTGGATTTACCATCAGGACAATTTCTTCTCGTCTGCTACACTTTTATCCCTAACAATCACTTGAATAGATTTGCCTATAAactttgttttgaaataaacaaCGTCGCGGTGAGAGATCACGGGCTGTTCCGGGATTCGAACATCCTTTTTCTTAAGCTTGTCGATCACTTcttttgaatagggacatatggtCGGACCTCCTCCTTTATCTTGAATTGGTTTCCCCTTTTGAAATAATTGGATCAACCCCTGCATCATCAGTGCACTCTATATTACAATTTTATGAACATATTTCCTGTCTCGGAATAGGGGTTTAAGCTCATATTTCGAGCATATCAGTCCCACCCATGTTCATTGTGGATAAATATCGACACCGCGAGAAAAGAAAAAACATCAATACTTAATGATTCCTAAGATCTCTATTATGATAATTGcatgaaaagaaaaacaacttgGAACTCGTCTGGTTTTTTTTATGCTGTTGAAAACATAAATTGCAAAGTTGTAACTATTTAAGAACACCTATTCTTACAATTCAACTAAGTCTGGCGAACAGTCTAAAATACATTTCCGACATAGAGAAGTTAGttgataactgtttttttttttttggtaggtTTTTGTTCTATTGAAACCAAAAACGTGGACAAAACTCTTCAGAAAAAATAAAAGACTTCAAAATTATACCGAACGGCCAGAGAAATTAATGAAGAATAAATATCTCAAAAACACCCTTCCTCTGTATTTCCTcattctttttaaaacaaaataaaagagagaAAATATATTTGAGCATACACATGGTAACATGCTTTATGGTTGATTGCACCTTTCCTTACTCAAAGTATTGCTGACTTGTTTTTCAGCTATTGTCCCTATCTAGCTACTGCAACGACAATTGCGATATTTTGTGTGTCTCatgttagatttatttttaaaaattatgttaGTTCATTCTATCACACTTCGTACAATTACAGCAGTTTCAACTTGGATAACACCATATACAAtagttaatgttatatttaaattaacacattactgcaaatatattagaaaaaacgTTGTTTAACTACAGCACTATCGTTACATTGTTTTGATTCGACGGTTTGTTTTTTACACTTTGAGAAAGCCAAAGATTTAAATGTTACCTGTAAGTGTAATTGTGATCCTAATCGTAGGTGTGTgacagtttccgcaaatgtctattaTTAATAAGACTAAGTCTATTAGTTAACAATCTGtgttatgaattatcattgatatggtcataaatATAAATTGACTGTTTGCATAACTTTGAACGTTTTAACttggctgatgataccctcggggaatacaaagtggcatcgacccagtggttgtaaataaactcattatatataCCACGGTTCACATATATTTCGTAAATGTTCAATTTACTTTACGTATAATGCATACACTTTTATTCAATACTTTTAAGGACACGTGAAAAATCGAGACACGTTCGTGGCGTTTTTCTAATATGGTCTGTCTTGGAAACCGTTTTATATTCCTTTTTATCAGTACAGAATCTCAAACAACACTTCATACTAAATAAATGTAGCTGCGTATATATCATTTGGTTACTATCGCACTGACATTTAACCTACCACTATTTTTACCATATGAAATATAATCTTCGATGTGGAAGTGGGTGATCACTGAATTTGAATGATTTATTGACAAATTGATATAATGCTTAATGAAGAAAACACTTGCCTATTAATGTATATTTCTTACCGTTTTCTTCGTCTATCTTGGTAACCATTTCGTTAATGTAATCAGTCAGCTGATCGGTCAAATTCCTTTCAAAATTGCTTATTTGAGATTTCATAATCCCTTCTAAAGCTTTCATTTTCGCATCAAGTGTTTCAATAACAAACTTCTTGGATCTCATAGTCTCCTCTATAGTTTTCATTTTTGCTTCGATTCCATCACTTACAAACTGCTTAACACGTTCGTCTGCTTTCGACATGTCCAAAGTGGCCATTAATGGTGCATTTTGGTTATCCAGTAACCGAACCTCTACATTCCCATCAGATTTTGATGTGGTCGTTGATGCCAGCACAAATAACGTGAATCCATAAATCAACATTCGGAACATTATCATTACCTTGATTTAGTTGCAAGTAACACTGGTGATTGAATCAATAGGAGTGACCATTAAACTTCGTATTTATACATTTCTTTCAAAATTAATTTCTTTGTTAAGATGCcaagtattttgtttttttctttcttattttgagCCATATGTTTCAGTTTAGTTTAAGTCTCTTGTTTCAATTAAAGTCAGCTGGTTTATTaatttgggtttttttaataGGATTTTTACTTTCGCAGATATGTTTTCTTGTAATACATGAACAACTATATGAAGAATCATGTTTAAAAACATAATAATTGGGGGTCGGACGAGTAAACAAAGGCGACACATTACATTTTCGCTTCCCAATTGCAATTGTgaacttttatttctatttcaatgTTGCAGCACTCCAAGAGCGTCTGCATGCGGATTATTGATATCCCAGTCGATATTCCAGGGCTGATGTTTCCTATTCCATCCTAATGTCCTTGATAGAGGAAAGCTATTGATCCAAGAGTTTCAagtgatgaagttaaagtcatcacttcgtaagttttacggacgccatcacgagttagttgactgttatgaaatatctgttttacaaatgaaaatgtcGTAACTAAAATCCCGTACCCTTTTCataaagtgacctaccgaattagacttgttACCGGAActgtaataatatgagcaacacaacATGTACCACTtctggagcaggatcttcttatcCCCCAAAGAGCACATGAGATCAGTATTTGATGGTGTTCGTAATGCTCAGTcgttagttttcaatgttgtgttctgtgtatttttgtttgtttattggtcATTTCTTTTTAGCAAGGGCGTTGACAGTATATTTTCGACatatgaatttgaatgttcctctggtatcttttgctccTCTTTTATGATTAATATGCTTAACCAGATATACCTGCACAGGTAAATATAATTAGCATTTGGCTGGAAGTACTACGCTTAAAACCGACTACTggacacaatttaaaaaatatgtaaattaatgATAAATCGCAGATCctttgtaaaatttatatataaaaaaaaggatcaTGCGCTAAAAACATTTGACGGTACACCAATTGgatatttctgtatatatttttttatcttgacAGGGGGTCTAATCTCACACAGAATCATGAGCAAATTACTAAATCGTTTCAAGTTTAGTAGATGAATATAGcatatttaaatcaaa contains:
- the LOC139490189 gene encoding uncharacterized protein; its protein translation is MFRMLIYGFTLFVLASTTTSKSDGNVEVRLLDNQNAPLMATLDMSKADERVKQFVSDGIEAKMKTIEETMRSKKFVIETLDAKMKALEGIMKSQISNFERNLTDQLTDYINEMVTKIDEENGKGSTYIRWGRSDCSGVNTEIVYSGYAAGEKYYWSTSYRGGASDMLCLPNNPELSDKSGSGSSFIFGTEFQGNEFASDSSDEDVPCALCRSSNTASSVMIPGRKTCYAGWKEEYNGILAASAYSHTPSPYICVDAHPTYVKGGKRNNDEHLLYATAMKCGSLPCPPYKDNVQVFCVVCSK